One Chryseobacterium wanjuense genomic region harbors:
- a CDS encoding cytochrome ubiquinol oxidase subunit I — MDDFLAARAQMAMSLGFHIIFSCVGMVMPFLMAFAHWKYLKTNNEIYKGLTKAWSKGVAILFATGAVSGTMLSFELGLLWPTFMKHAGPIFGMPFSLEGTAFFIEAIAIGFFLYGWDKFNKWFHWFCGFLVGLSGLASGILVVAANAWMNSPAGFDYVDGQYLNIDPIKAMFNEAWFPQALHMTVAAFCATGFAVAGVHAYLIMKKKNVEFHTKAFRIAAGFALIGAFGAPLSGDIAAKSVAERQPIKLAAMEAHFETEKGAAFVIGGIPDEEKGEIKYAVKIPKVLSFLVSNDFNHEVKGLNDFPRDEWPPIAVVHYAFQMMIFFGVVMIIIGMIYLYAVFFRKQWLNKNWLLKTFLVATPFGYIALEAGWTVTEVGRQPWIIYGIMKTVDAVTPMPGIQYSFYFFTAIFVSLSLVIIFLLTRQISMVPKLYDPTDPQFNAKNKKS; from the coding sequence ATGGATGATTTTCTAGCTGCCCGCGCACAGATGGCAATGTCGCTTGGTTTTCATATCATATTTTCCTGTGTAGGAATGGTGATGCCTTTCTTAATGGCGTTTGCACACTGGAAATACCTTAAAACAAACAATGAAATCTACAAAGGTCTTACCAAAGCCTGGAGCAAAGGAGTAGCCATTCTTTTTGCTACCGGCGCCGTTTCCGGAACGATGCTTTCCTTTGAACTCGGACTTCTCTGGCCTACTTTTATGAAACACGCTGGTCCTATCTTCGGGATGCCTTTTTCATTGGAAGGAACAGCTTTTTTCATTGAAGCGATCGCCATCGGATTTTTCCTTTACGGATGGGATAAATTTAATAAATGGTTTCATTGGTTTTGCGGATTTCTGGTAGGGTTAAGCGGTTTAGCCTCCGGAATATTGGTGGTTGCCGCCAATGCCTGGATGAATTCTCCTGCCGGATTTGATTATGTGGACGGACAATATTTAAATATAGATCCTATAAAAGCGATGTTTAATGAAGCTTGGTTTCCACAGGCTTTACATATGACGGTTGCGGCATTTTGTGCGACAGGATTTGCGGTTGCAGGAGTTCATGCTTATTTAATAATGAAAAAAAAGAATGTCGAATTTCATACTAAAGCTTTTCGGATTGCTGCCGGATTTGCCTTAATCGGGGCATTCGGAGCACCATTGAGCGGTGATATTGCCGCAAAATCCGTTGCCGAAAGGCAGCCTATAAAACTCGCCGCCATGGAAGCCCACTTTGAAACAGAAAAAGGTGCCGCATTTGTAATAGGCGGAATTCCTGATGAAGAAAAAGGTGAAATAAAATATGCGGTAAAAATCCCGAAAGTGTTAAGCTTTTTAGTGAGTAATGATTTCAACCACGAAGTAAAAGGACTTAATGATTTTCCTAGAGACGAATGGCCTCCGATTGCTGTTGTACATTACGCATTTCAGATGATGATCTTCTTTGGAGTGGTAATGATTATTATCGGAATGATCTATTTATATGCCGTGTTTTTCAGAAAACAATGGCTGAATAAAAACTGGCTGCTAAAAACATTTTTAGTGGCAACACCTTTCGGATATATTGCACTGGAAGCGGGCTGGACAGTCACTGAAGTCGGTCGGCAGCCATGGATAATCTACGGAATCATGAAAACCGTAGACGCCGTAACTCCGATGCCGGGAATACAGTATTCTTTTTATTTTTTCACTGCGATTTTCGTGTCGTTATCGCTTGTTATAATTTTCCTTCTAACAAGACAGATAAGTATGGTTCCTAAATTATACGATCCTACCGATCCTCAGTTTAACGCTAAAAATAAGAAATCATGA
- a CDS encoding cytochrome d ubiquinol oxidase subunit II, translated as MIYVVIGFLWLSICLYVILGGADFGAGIVELFTKEKNRSKTKTIMYESIAPVWEANHMWLIIAIVILFVGFPEIYTTLSTYLHIPLVLMLVGIIARGTAFAFRHYDAVKDDWQTVYTQIFYFSSLLTPFFLGLIAAATVSHSIDPNAKSFLDLYIFSWLNWFGIAVGLFTVSICAYLASIFALRETTDRLELNLMIKKSKQTMIFVVITGILVFLTAHFSDIPLLMWVFSKPLGIMATVFATICLGLILRAMQTRKLLPVRALAGFQIIMILVAATYQHNPNIILFANGQHLSLLEHVAAPKTISALGWALMLGSVFILPFLFYLMASFSKQRR; from the coding sequence ATGATTTACGTAGTTATAGGTTTTCTCTGGCTGTCTATCTGTCTGTATGTGATTTTAGGAGGCGCTGATTTCGGAGCGGGAATTGTGGAGCTTTTCACCAAAGAGAAAAACCGTTCCAAAACAAAAACCATTATGTATGAATCTATTGCGCCGGTTTGGGAAGCCAATCATATGTGGCTAATCATTGCGATTGTGATCCTTTTCGTGGGTTTTCCTGAGATTTATACGACTTTGTCCACCTATCTTCATATTCCATTAGTTTTAATGTTGGTGGGGATTATTGCAAGAGGAACCGCCTTCGCTTTCAGGCATTATGATGCGGTAAAGGATGATTGGCAGACGGTTTATACCCAGATATTTTATTTTTCGAGCTTATTGACGCCTTTTTTCTTAGGATTAATTGCTGCTGCGACAGTTTCTCATTCGATCGACCCTAATGCGAAAAGCTTTTTAGACCTATATATTTTCAGCTGGCTGAATTGGTTCGGAATAGCGGTAGGCTTGTTCACCGTTTCCATCTGCGCTTATCTGGCTTCCATATTTGCTTTAAGGGAAACGACAGACCGATTGGAATTGAATTTAATGATAAAAAAATCCAAACAAACCATGATTTTCGTTGTCATTACAGGAATTTTAGTTTTTTTGACGGCTCATTTCTCTGATATTCCTTTATTAATGTGGGTTTTCTCGAAACCTTTGGGAATTATGGCAACTGTTTTTGCAACCATTTGTTTAGGTTTGATTTTACGAGCCATGCAGACCCGGAAACTGCTTCCGGTAAGAGCTTTAGCGGGATTCCAGATTATTATGATCCTGGTGGCGGCGACATATCAGCATAACCCGAATATTATTTTATTTGCAAACGGACAGCATCTTTCCTTACTGGAACACGTTGCAGCTCCCAAAACCATTTCCGCATTGGGATGGGCTTTGATGTTGGGTTCTGTTTTCATTCTGCCATTTTTGTTTTATCTGATGGCGTCATTCAGTAAACAAAGAA